Proteins encoded together in one Streptomyces umbrinus window:
- a CDS encoding S66 peptidase family protein encodes MTGTARPQLLRPRALRPGDLVVIAALSGPLPTAYEPNVQRTVELFERMGFRVRRAPLLEVGRHHWWSAATPAEIAAELNGLLRDPEVRAIIASDGGQTALGYLDLIDVDAIKTDPKPILGYSDTSLLHLVLHGRTGLVGFHADMAVPGFGGQWPSAPTARQAELEQLYCRLLTGTAVIGALPASPSWECWRPGRAEGPLIGGVINRIVLAQATPFALPLERFDSAVLFWEEMGGLASYVWSYLQVMRHCGILDRISGMVVGVPREIGGLEPGASPSLREIVLDVLGDRDIPVLGNVEFGHAGPNLPMPVGIRAGLDAQRRTLSLLEPTVGPLAMTGPVS; translated from the coding sequence ATGACTGGTACTGCACGGCCCCAGCTGCTTCGACCGCGTGCCCTCAGGCCCGGAGACCTCGTAGTCATCGCCGCGCTGTCCGGCCCGCTGCCGACCGCCTACGAGCCCAACGTTCAGCGAACGGTGGAACTGTTCGAGCGAATGGGTTTCCGCGTGCGGCGGGCTCCGCTGCTCGAAGTAGGACGGCACCATTGGTGGAGCGCGGCCACGCCGGCCGAGATCGCCGCAGAACTCAACGGACTTCTGCGTGATCCCGAGGTGCGCGCGATTATCGCGAGTGACGGCGGCCAGACGGCGCTCGGCTACCTCGACCTCATCGACGTCGACGCGATCAAGACCGACCCCAAGCCGATCCTCGGCTACAGCGACACTTCGCTGCTGCACCTGGTGCTCCATGGGCGCACGGGCCTGGTCGGGTTCCACGCCGACATGGCCGTCCCCGGCTTCGGCGGCCAGTGGCCGTCCGCGCCCACGGCGCGCCAGGCGGAACTCGAGCAGCTCTACTGCAGGCTGCTGACCGGTACCGCGGTGATCGGGGCGCTGCCGGCGAGCCCGTCGTGGGAATGCTGGCGTCCAGGTCGCGCCGAAGGGCCGCTGATCGGCGGGGTGATCAACCGCATCGTGCTGGCGCAGGCGACACCCTTCGCGCTGCCGCTGGAGCGGTTCGACAGTGCCGTGCTGTTCTGGGAGGAGATGGGCGGCCTGGCCTCGTACGTGTGGAGCTATCTGCAGGTGATGCGGCACTGCGGCATCCTCGACCGGATCTCCGGCATGGTCGTGGGCGTGCCGCGTGAGATCGGCGGACTTGAGCCCGGCGCGTCCCCATCCCTGCGCGAGATCGTCCTCGACGTCCTCGGCGACCGTGACATCCCGGTCCTGGGCAACGTCGAGTTCGGGCATGCCGGCCCGAACCTGCCGATGCCGGTCGGCATCCGTGCCGGCCTCGATGCGCAACGGCGGACGTTGTCGCTACTCGAACCGACGGTAGGACCTCTCGCGATGACGGGACCGGTGAGCTGA
- a CDS encoding sensor histidine kinase, which produces MVRALPHWRSLRWKIALLVTVACCAIAVTVGLLVHRSTLERSMNDGAAKALTQLADAVEDYERDGVPPDGLVVSPGEMPDELLRRLQDRQGRAVGSATWYDGDSPGDHPSMWAVRTLRGAPVAVSADMTSDLLTRRALDRHMWKYSLAALAVVVPLSALAAELPNRRLRRVARTARRIAGGDLAARTAAGGRGGDEITEISATVDSMADSLRERLLTEQRFTADVAHELRTPLMGLVTASGLLPEGETTDLVRDRVGVLRTLVEELLEISRLDAGAERAELRPVPLADMVGESVARTGLDTRFTATGALSAETDPRRLDRIVANLVVNAHRHGRTLVEVEVAGTTVTVRDHGPGFPAELLADGPQRFRTGASERGHGHGLGLTIALGQARVIGASLEFANAPDGGALATLRLPPAG; this is translated from the coding sequence GTGGTACGCGCGCTGCCGCACTGGCGTTCGCTGCGCTGGAAGATCGCGCTGCTCGTCACCGTGGCGTGCTGTGCCATCGCGGTGACCGTCGGGCTGCTGGTCCACCGCAGCACCCTGGAACGGTCGATGAACGACGGTGCAGCCAAGGCCCTGACCCAGTTGGCCGACGCTGTGGAGGACTACGAGCGGGACGGCGTCCCGCCCGACGGTCTGGTCGTCTCGCCCGGGGAGATGCCCGACGAACTCCTGCGCCGTCTCCAGGACCGGCAGGGCAGGGCGGTCGGCTCCGCCACCTGGTACGACGGCGACAGCCCCGGCGACCACCCCTCGATGTGGGCCGTTCGGACCCTCCGTGGCGCTCCCGTGGCGGTGAGCGCCGACATGACCTCCGACCTGCTCACCCGGCGGGCGCTGGACCGGCACATGTGGAAGTACTCCCTGGCGGCGCTGGCGGTCGTCGTACCGCTGTCGGCGCTCGCCGCCGAGTTGCCGAACCGGAGGCTGCGCCGGGTGGCGCGGACCGCCCGCCGGATCGCCGGGGGCGACCTGGCCGCCAGGACCGCGGCCGGTGGCCGGGGCGGTGACGAGATCACCGAGATCTCGGCCACCGTCGACTCGATGGCCGACAGTCTGCGCGAACGTCTGCTGACCGAGCAGCGCTTCACCGCCGACGTCGCCCATGAGTTGCGTACGCCACTCATGGGCTTGGTGACCGCGAGCGGGCTGCTTCCCGAGGGCGAGACCACCGACCTGGTGCGTGACCGGGTGGGGGTGCTGCGGACGCTGGTGGAGGAGCTGCTGGAGATCTCCCGGCTCGACGCGGGCGCCGAGCGGGCCGAACTCAGGCCCGTACCGCTCGCCGACATGGTCGGAGAGTCCGTGGCCCGCACCGGGCTGGACACGCGGTTCACCGCCACCGGTGCCCTGTCGGCGGAGACCGATCCGCGCCGGCTCGACCGGATCGTCGCCAACCTCGTCGTCAACGCCCACCGGCACGGCCGCACGCTCGTCGAGGTCGAGGTGGCCGGGACGACCGTGACCGTACGGGACCACGGCCCGGGCTTCCCGGCGGAGCTGCTCGCGGACGGCCCGCAGCGATTCCGCACGGGTGCGTCGGAGCGCGGCCACGGGCACGGCCTCGGGCTGACCATCGCGCTGGGGCAGGCCCGGGTCATCGGGGCGTCGCTGGAGTTCGCGAACGCTCCCGATGGCGGGGCGCTCGCCACCCTCCGGCTGCCGCCCGCGGGCTGA
- a CDS encoding DUF4870 domain-containing protein: MVEQTASRTGAVWSYLGTALVGFTFVGIFVIWLVPVVIRARTQNPWTREHATHAANFGLTVLIALLGGAMVSALLGLPASYPQSQPLPILLWSCYTLVGLVALLVGALRTGLGQDFRFVKSISLRLLG, translated from the coding sequence ATGGTCGAGCAGACCGCAAGCCGGACGGGAGCGGTGTGGTCGTATCTGGGTACGGCGCTGGTGGGCTTCACGTTCGTCGGCATCTTCGTAATCTGGCTGGTCCCCGTCGTCATCCGTGCGCGGACACAAAACCCGTGGACCCGCGAGCATGCCACGCACGCCGCGAACTTCGGCCTCACCGTGCTCATTGCACTCCTCGGCGGAGCCATGGTGTCGGCCCTGCTCGGGCTTCCGGCGTCATACCCGCAGTCCCAGCCACTGCCGATACTCCTGTGGTCGTGCTACACGCTGGTGGGACTTGTCGCCCTGCTGGTCGGGGCCCTGCGCACTGGACTCGGGCAGGACTTCCGGTTCGTCAAATCGATCTCCCTGCGCCTGCTGGGCTGA
- a CDS encoding helix-turn-helix transcriptional regulator, which produces MDDLAGFLRTRRSRVDPAAVGIPTDSRRRVEGLRREEVAHLSGVSVDYYVRLEQGRATQPSEQVLDALARVLGLDETERGHLDRLARQRRRRAKAPGGRVRPELLRVIDLVADAPALIMDHRLDVLAGNHLAGLLYGRPMPGLNTARHIFLEEAERGLYADWENCTLDVVGHLRLAAGKYPEDPRLASLIGELAMGSERFRRLWARADVRARTHGRKAYRHPLIGLLELHQENFALPDESGMELLVLSAAPGSPAEDALRLLVGLGADSGDAHPIVNAQVRE; this is translated from the coding sequence ATGGACGACCTTGCGGGCTTCCTGCGGACCCGGCGTTCCCGGGTCGACCCGGCGGCCGTCGGCATCCCCACCGACAGCCGCCGCCGGGTCGAAGGGCTGCGCCGCGAAGAGGTCGCGCACCTGTCCGGAGTCAGCGTCGACTACTACGTACGATTGGAGCAGGGCCGCGCGACCCAGCCCTCCGAACAGGTCCTCGACGCGCTCGCCCGCGTCCTCGGCCTCGACGAGACCGAACGCGGGCACCTCGACCGGCTCGCCCGGCAGCGCCGCCGCCGTGCGAAGGCGCCGGGCGGGCGGGTCCGGCCGGAGCTGCTACGCGTTATCGATCTGGTCGCCGACGCACCCGCGCTGATCATGGACCACCGCCTGGACGTGCTCGCCGGGAACCACCTCGCCGGGCTCCTCTACGGCCGGCCGATGCCGGGCCTGAACACCGCCCGGCACATCTTCCTTGAGGAGGCCGAGCGCGGCCTTTACGCGGACTGGGAAAACTGCACCCTCGACGTGGTCGGGCACCTGCGCCTGGCCGCCGGCAAATACCCCGAGGACCCCCGCCTGGCCTCGCTCATCGGCGAACTGGCGATGGGCAGCGAGCGCTTCCGCCGCCTCTGGGCCCGCGCAGACGTGCGCGCCCGCACACATGGACGCAAGGCGTACCGGCACCCGCTGATCGGACTGCTGGAACTGCACCAGGAGAACTTCGCACTACCAGATGAATCGGGCATGGAGCTGCTGGTGCTGTCCGCGGCCCCCGGCAGCCCCGCCGAGGACGCGCTGCGCCTGCTCGTGGGCCTGGGCGCGGACAGTGGTGACGCGCATCCCATAGTGAACGCTCAGGTCCGCGAGTAA
- the cseB gene encoding two-component system response regulator CseB: protein MPAPVTILLVEDDAVIRRSVTMALERYGYRVTAAADGLTGLELFREGRHDLLLLDVMLPGLDGIGLCRRIRETSVDPVLMMSARGDVLDVVSGLEAGADDYVVKPVDTAVLVARIRSLLRRATFTPAPGPAAGPVADRPGLSDQPDPPDRSGRPGRDRHARLVFGDLVIDTGGLEVFRAGEPVALAPTELRLLLEFAANPGIVLDRQTLLRDVWDYGWDGDSRVVDLCVQRLRKKIGAERIETVRGFGYKLRR, encoded by the coding sequence ATGCCCGCGCCCGTGACGATCCTGCTCGTCGAGGACGACGCGGTGATCCGCAGATCCGTCACGATGGCGCTGGAGCGCTACGGCTACCGCGTCACCGCTGCCGCCGACGGCCTGACCGGACTCGAACTGTTCCGGGAGGGCCGGCACGACCTGCTGTTGCTGGATGTGATGCTGCCCGGCCTCGACGGCATCGGGCTGTGCCGCCGGATCCGGGAGACCAGCGTGGATCCCGTCCTGATGATGTCAGCGCGCGGCGACGTCCTGGACGTTGTCTCCGGCCTGGAGGCAGGGGCCGACGACTACGTGGTCAAGCCCGTCGACACCGCCGTGCTGGTGGCCCGGATCCGTTCGCTGCTGCGGCGGGCCACATTCACCCCGGCCCCCGGCCCGGCGGCCGGGCCCGTGGCCGATCGTCCGGGCCTGTCGGACCAGCCGGACCCGCCGGACCGGTCGGGGAGGCCCGGCCGCGACCGGCACGCTCGGCTCGTCTTCGGCGACCTGGTCATCGACACGGGCGGCCTGGAGGTGTTCCGGGCCGGTGAACCGGTCGCGCTGGCCCCCACCGAACTGCGGCTGCTGCTGGAGTTCGCCGCGAACCCGGGCATCGTGCTGGACCGGCAGACCCTGCTGCGCGACGTGTGGGACTACGGCTGGGACGGCGACAGCCGCGTGGTCGACCTGTGCGTGCAGCGCCTGCGGAAGAAGATCGGGGCCGAGCGGATCGAGACCGTCCGCGGCTTCGGCTACAAGCTGCGGCGCTGA
- a CDS encoding D-alanyl-D-alanine carboxypeptidase family protein, which translates to MSPVPFSGEPGAGRAQPSWSTGSWLPPRRHDRSGRRFTAGLAAGATALVTLAVLAVAVLTSGNSPGTGAGSLPWPAEGQTSVVVEGIGAHGALGTRGERTPVPIASVTKVMTAYVILRDRPLHTGEDGPLVTVDRTAANESVSGVESSVPVREGMRLSERQLLELLLIPSGNNIARLLARWNAGSQEAFVTKMNRAARDLGMRHTTYTGASGIEPTTTSTSADQLRLARRVMRDEVFRTIVAMPSTTVPGVPGTIRNTNTLLGTASVIGLKTGSSTPAGGALMWAATASDKDGRDRLILGVVLHQRAGTDPRQGLRAALATSHALIEGVRRWLSTTSPGTR; encoded by the coding sequence ATGTCACCGGTTCCCTTTTCCGGAGAGCCCGGCGCAGGCCGGGCCCAGCCCTCGTGGTCCACCGGCTCATGGCTTCCGCCCCGCCGGCATGACCGGTCCGGGCGGCGCTTCACGGCCGGCCTCGCCGCGGGCGCCACCGCACTGGTCACCCTGGCGGTCCTCGCCGTCGCCGTGCTCACCTCCGGCAACAGCCCGGGAACCGGAGCGGGTTCGCTGCCGTGGCCGGCGGAGGGGCAGACGAGCGTGGTGGTCGAGGGCATCGGCGCCCACGGTGCCCTCGGTACGCGGGGCGAGCGGACACCGGTGCCGATCGCCAGCGTCACCAAGGTGATGACCGCCTACGTGATCCTCCGCGACCGTCCGCTGCACACGGGCGAGGACGGCCCCCTCGTCACCGTCGACCGGACCGCCGCGAACGAGTCCGTCTCGGGCGTGGAGTCGAGCGTGCCGGTCAGGGAGGGTATGCGGCTGAGTGAACGACAGCTGCTGGAACTGCTGTTGATCCCCTCCGGCAACAACATCGCCCGGCTGCTGGCCCGCTGGAACGCCGGCTCGCAGGAGGCCTTCGTCACGAAGATGAACCGGGCCGCCCGTGACCTGGGGATGCGCCACACCACCTACACCGGCGCCAGCGGCATCGAACCCACGACCACCAGCACCTCGGCCGACCAGCTGAGGCTGGCCCGCCGGGTCATGCGCGACGAGGTGTTCCGGACCATCGTCGCCATGCCCAGCACCACCGTGCCCGGTGTCCCCGGGACGATCCGCAACACCAACACCCTGCTCGGCACGGCGAGCGTGATCGGCCTCAAGACCGGCTCCAGCACTCCCGCCGGCGGCGCCCTGATGTGGGCGGCCACCGCGTCCGACAAGGACGGCCGGGACCGGCTGATCCTCGGAGTGGTGCTGCACCAGCGCGCCGGTACCGACCCCCGGCAGGGGCTGCGGGCCGCTCTCGCCACGAGCCACGCGCTGATCGAGGGCGTACGGCGATGGCTGTCGACGACCTCGCCCGGAACACGGTGA
- a CDS encoding NAD(P)H-dependent oxidoreductase: MKTLIVYAHPEPKSLNSSLKDLAVSTLETAGHEVRVSDLYAMNWKAVVDAADYGPDASRPLKVALDSGRAFDAGTLTPDVLAEQEKLLWADTIIFQFPLWWYTMPAILKGWVDRVFTYHFAYGVGEHSDTKYGERFGEGTLAGRRALLSVTAGGPESHYAARGINGPIDDLLFPIHHGILYYPGIEVLPPFVLYGTDRMTSVEYPDVAKAWEQRLLTLESTEPIAFRPQNFGDYEIPSLHLKEGREPAGRTGFGLHVRG, encoded by the coding sequence ATGAAGACGCTGATCGTCTACGCCCACCCGGAACCGAAGTCGCTCAACAGCTCGCTGAAGGACCTCGCGGTGTCCACCTTGGAGACCGCCGGACACGAGGTACGGGTGAGCGATCTGTACGCGATGAACTGGAAGGCGGTCGTGGACGCCGCGGACTACGGCCCCGACGCCTCACGTCCGCTGAAGGTCGCCCTGGACTCGGGCCGGGCCTTCGACGCCGGAACGCTCACCCCGGACGTCCTCGCCGAGCAGGAGAAGCTGCTGTGGGCCGACACGATCATCTTCCAGTTCCCGCTGTGGTGGTACACGATGCCCGCGATCCTCAAAGGCTGGGTGGACCGGGTGTTCACCTACCACTTCGCGTACGGCGTCGGCGAGCACAGCGACACCAAATACGGCGAGCGCTTCGGCGAAGGCACCCTCGCTGGCAGGAGGGCTCTGCTGTCGGTGACCGCCGGCGGCCCGGAGTCGCACTACGCCGCTCGCGGGATCAACGGCCCCATCGATGATCTGCTGTTCCCGATCCACCACGGCATCCTCTACTACCCGGGCATCGAGGTGCTGCCGCCGTTCGTGCTGTACGGCACCGACCGGATGACCAGCGTGGAGTACCCGGATGTCGCCAAGGCCTGGGAGCAGCGCCTGCTCACCCTGGAGTCGACCGAGCCGATCGCGTTCCGGCCGCAGAACTTCGGTGACTACGAGATCCCCTCACTGCACCTCAAGGAGGGACGGGAGCCGGCGGGCCGCACGGGTTTCGGGCTGCACGTGCGCGGCTAA
- a CDS encoding peptidoglycan-binding protein, with product MTVTGILLSAVAAVGLQATPAQAAYGVCNTTATYGSEVSIRYPARTDNGISCYIAYRTGSEGAVKAVQDAIYYCYRGTTAYDRMMNAGGRDGIYGDGMVSAMKWLQANRLGLSGSEVDGVYGPTVRDRIEWPLRWPGGTPVGVGDCSKSW from the coding sequence GTGACGGTCACTGGCATACTGCTCAGCGCAGTGGCGGCGGTCGGGCTGCAAGCGACCCCAGCCCAGGCCGCATACGGCGTATGCAACACCACTGCGACCTACGGAAGTGAGGTGTCCATCAGGTATCCAGCACGAACCGACAACGGGATATCCTGCTACATCGCCTACCGGACGGGCTCAGAAGGCGCAGTCAAGGCAGTTCAGGACGCCATCTACTACTGCTACCGAGGGACCACCGCCTACGACAGGATGATGAACGCCGGCGGGCGCGATGGGATCTACGGAGACGGCATGGTCAGCGCCATGAAGTGGCTCCAGGCGAACAGGCTCGGTCTCTCCGGCTCGGAAGTTGACGGCGTCTACGGTCCGACGGTCCGCGATCGGATTGAGTGGCCACTCCGCTGGCCTGGCGGAACGCCTGTTGGGGTCGGGGACTGCAGCAAATCTTGGTGA
- a CDS encoding endonuclease/exonuclease/phosphatase family protein: MRPRNEDTGVRRPPLVLGSLAVLATLVMLGHALVPNRVGRLGSLVETFLPWTGLAVPLLLLCTLARRSRAAAVSVAVLPAVVWCSLFGGTLVDKREDGGNLTVVTHNVNEHNPRPVRTARALAASGADVVALEELGGPSTAAYERTLAGTYPYHSVQGTVGLWSRYPVADARAVDIAPWPRALRATVRTPEGPVAVFVVHLMSVRFTAGSGFTSDARDAAARRLAAAVRAEPLPRTILVGDLNGTTDDRAFSGLTSQLRSVQAESGAGFGASWPASFPVARIDHILVRGVEPRSAWTLPATGSDHLAVAASVRV; the protein is encoded by the coding sequence ATCCGCCCGCGGAACGAGGACACCGGCGTCCGGCGGCCGCCGCTGGTCCTCGGCTCGCTCGCGGTCCTGGCCACGCTGGTGATGCTGGGCCACGCCCTCGTCCCCAACCGGGTCGGCCGTCTCGGCAGCCTCGTCGAGACCTTCCTGCCCTGGACGGGTCTGGCCGTGCCGCTGCTGCTCCTGTGCACGCTGGCTCGCCGGTCCAGGGCCGCCGCCGTGTCCGTGGCCGTGCTGCCGGCCGTCGTCTGGTGCTCGCTCTTCGGCGGGACACTCGTCGACAAACGGGAGGACGGCGGCAACCTGACCGTCGTGACGCACAACGTCAACGAACACAATCCGCGGCCGGTGCGCACCGCCCGTGCCCTGGCCGCCTCCGGCGCGGACGTGGTGGCTCTCGAAGAGCTGGGCGGCCCGTCGACAGCGGCGTACGAGAGAACGCTGGCCGGCACCTACCCGTACCACTCCGTGCAGGGCACGGTCGGTCTGTGGAGCAGGTATCCGGTCGCCGACGCCCGTGCGGTCGACATCGCGCCCTGGCCACGTGCCCTGCGCGCCACCGTCCGCACGCCCGAGGGACCGGTCGCGGTCTTCGTCGTCCATCTGATGTCCGTCCGCTTCACCGCCGGCTCGGGGTTCACCTCCGACGCACGTGACGCGGCCGCGCGGCGACTCGCCGCCGCCGTGCGCGCCGAGCCGCTCCCCCGCACGATCCTCGTGGGCGACCTGAACGGCACGACCGACGACCGGGCGTTTTCCGGGCTCACCTCCCAACTGCGGTCCGTGCAGGCTGAGTCGGGCGCGGGGTTCGGTGCCAGCTGGCCGGCCTCGTTCCCGGTGGCCCGGATCGACCACATCCTCGTACGCGGTGTGGAGCCGCGGTCGGCCTGGACCCTCCCGGCCACCGGCAGCGACCACCTGGCGGTGGCGGCGTCGGTGCGGGTGTGA
- a CDS encoding transposase translates to MRERAVRMYRTTEPKPVLKRMAAELGVRPEALRGWIRQAGTDAGEREDRLTTDGLLLGFAPQLVLSFVGG, encoded by the coding sequence TTGCGTGAGCGTGCGGTCCGGATGTACCGCACCACCGAGCCGAAGCCTGTGCTCAAGCGGATGGCCGCCGAGCTGGGCGTCCGTCCCGAGGCGCTGCGCGGCTGGATCCGCCAGGCCGGGACCGATGCCGGCGAGCGCGAGGACCGGCTCACCACCGACGGGCTGCTCCTCGGGTTCGCGCCCCAGCTCGTCCTGTCCTTCGTCGGCGGTTAG
- a CDS encoding outer membrane protein assembly factor BamB family protein gives MGIRDGHAVSRRQALRLAGTGLGLAVLGAGAWGCTPEEETGASGGSTTPGGSKGGDTNKGSDTFTTPPPGTAPKPLWQQKTANDDLAGIHALAVIGGTVVVSGDPLVGRDVVSGKEKWSRPGVTIPGAKLINGGGTLYLASAEYDGDVVGLDPATGKETWRSRLGKEYEQPRPIAADDRHVYVLAGILEEDLSSPTNVIAAIDTTSGKIVWREKRDTGTEEFGITATVVGGRLAYTDFRKNVTVRDTTTGRQLWTKKIGRSNYYRFAVHEDLLVVPDGQRLRAFALAAGTERWSLANEKFTWFNDPQVLDGVLYASDSAYGMWAVDPGTGKQIWHNEDLVGSAAEAWQFAKVGGTLYGATEHDKNGGVHAFDAATGKLRWTYNDKTGENEKWYVVPAGKRLAAMHAKRLYALPAV, from the coding sequence ATGGGCATACGTGACGGGCACGCGGTGTCACGCAGGCAGGCGCTCAGGCTGGCAGGGACGGGCCTCGGCCTGGCCGTGCTGGGGGCAGGCGCATGGGGGTGCACCCCCGAGGAGGAGACGGGCGCGTCGGGCGGCAGCACAACTCCCGGTGGAAGCAAGGGCGGTGACACCAACAAGGGCAGTGACACCTTCACCACCCCGCCCCCGGGCACCGCGCCCAAGCCGCTGTGGCAACAGAAGACAGCCAACGACGACCTGGCCGGGATCCACGCGCTCGCGGTCATCGGCGGCACGGTCGTGGTGTCGGGTGACCCGCTGGTGGGGCGTGACGTCGTCAGCGGCAAGGAGAAGTGGTCGCGGCCGGGCGTCACCATTCCCGGCGCCAAGCTGATCAACGGCGGCGGGACGCTCTATCTCGCCAGCGCCGAGTACGACGGCGACGTGGTGGGCCTTGATCCGGCCACGGGCAAGGAGACCTGGCGCAGCCGCCTGGGCAAGGAGTACGAGCAGCCGCGCCCCATCGCGGCCGACGACCGACACGTCTACGTCCTCGCCGGGATCCTGGAGGAGGACCTCTCGTCGCCGACCAACGTGATCGCCGCGATCGACACCACCTCCGGCAAGATCGTCTGGCGTGAAAAGCGGGACACGGGGACCGAGGAGTTCGGCATCACCGCCACGGTCGTCGGCGGGCGCCTCGCGTACACCGATTTCCGGAAGAACGTGACCGTCCGCGACACGACGACGGGACGGCAGCTCTGGACGAAGAAGATCGGCAGGTCCAACTACTACCGCTTCGCCGTGCACGAGGACCTGTTGGTCGTGCCGGACGGGCAGCGGTTGCGGGCGTTCGCGCTGGCCGCGGGCACGGAGCGTTGGTCGCTGGCGAATGAGAAGTTCACCTGGTTCAACGATCCGCAGGTCCTGGACGGGGTGCTCTACGCCTCCGACAGCGCGTACGGCATGTGGGCGGTGGACCCCGGTACGGGCAAGCAGATCTGGCACAACGAGGACTTGGTGGGCTCTGCTGCGGAGGCGTGGCAGTTCGCCAAGGTGGGCGGCACGCTGTACGGCGCGACCGAGCACGACAAGAACGGCGGCGTGCATGCCTTCGACGCGGCGACCGGGAAGCTGCGCTGGACGTACAACGACAAAACCGGTGAGAACGAGAAGTGGTATGTGGTCCCGGCGGGCAAGCGGCTGGCCGCGATGCACGCCAAGCGGCTGTACGCGCTGCCGGCCGTCTGA